A section of the Clostridium felsineum DSM 794 genome encodes:
- a CDS encoding MBL fold metallo-hydrolase yields the protein METKKQACAPRTKKFDKEAFAKIDGTEIRWLGNSGALINSRGINIMIDPLLKGFDMPLLIDMPIETSSIPSLDAVLITHSDNDHFSKITCEEVKAVCKEFHAPHYVASLMKDIGIRGKGHDIHESFQVGNVKVTLTSADHAWQNEYPKYKTRKFKMEDYCGFWLDTPDGSIWAVGDSRLLEEQLQMPAPKIMLFDFSDSAWHIGFQGAVKMANTYPNTKLILWHWGSVDAPNMKEFNGDPKELSKNIVNPERIIVIAPGDAYKL from the coding sequence ATGGAAACGAAAAAACAAGCATGTGCACCAAGAACTAAGAAATTTGATAAAGAAGCCTTTGCAAAGATAGATGGTACAGAAATTAGATGGCTTGGAAATTCAGGAGCACTAATCAATAGTAGAGGAATAAATATAATGATAGATCCACTGCTTAAGGGATTTGATATGCCTCTTTTAATTGATATGCCTATTGAAACTTCTAGTATACCAAGTTTAGATGCAGTTTTGATTACACACAGTGATAATGATCATTTTAGCAAAATTACCTGTGAAGAGGTTAAGGCAGTATGCAAGGAATTTCATGCTCCACATTATGTGGCATCACTAATGAAGGATATAGGGATACGAGGAAAAGGGCATGATATTCATGAAAGTTTTCAAGTAGGTAATGTTAAGGTTACCTTAACCTCAGCAGATCATGCATGGCAAAATGAATATCCTAAATATAAAACAAGAAAGTTTAAAATGGAGGATTATTGTGGATTTTGGTTAGACACGCCAGATGGTAGTATCTGGGCGGTGGGAGACTCTAGGTTATTAGAAGAGCAATTACAAATGCCAGCGCCAAAGATTATGTTATTTGATTTTTCAGATAGCGCATGGCACATTGGATTTCAGGGAGCTGTAAAGATGGCAAATACTTATCCCAATACAAAACTTATTTTATGGCATTGGGGTAGTGTAGATGCACCAAATATGAAAGAATTCAATGGTGATCCTAAAGAACTTTCTAAAAATATTGTTAATCCAGAGAGAATCATTGTAATTGCTCCTGGCGATGCTTATAAATTATAA
- a CDS encoding polyprenol monophosphomannose synthase: MLSVIIPIYNEKGNISELVCRIEKILKSCEYEIIFVDDSTDDTPIVIKSLIIKHKNIKSKRRINEKGLSSAVISGFEMAKGNIFAVMDGDLQHPPETLKVMLSEINKGAEVVIASRFVKGGNDGGLSKVRKIASFTARVIGKIFLKPLRRVHDSTSGFFMIKREVIDNCNLKAIGWKILIEILVMGKYKKIVEVPYTFEKRNAEKSKFTLYVQFQYLEQIISLLIRRKV, encoded by the coding sequence ATGTTATCTGTAATTATCCCTATATATAATGAAAAAGGAAATATATCAGAATTAGTTTGCAGAATAGAAAAGATTCTTAAAAGTTGTGAATATGAAATTATTTTTGTGGATGATAGCACTGATGATACGCCAATTGTTATAAAGTCTTTAATAATTAAACACAAGAATATAAAGTCTAAGCGTAGAATAAATGAAAAAGGACTTTCCTCTGCTGTAATTAGTGGGTTTGAAATGGCCAAAGGAAATATATTTGCAGTTATGGATGGAGATTTGCAGCATCCACCTGAAACTCTTAAAGTTATGCTTTCAGAAATAAACAAAGGGGCAGAAGTTGTTATTGCCAGTAGATTTGTGAAAGGTGGAAACGATGGGGGACTAAGTAAAGTAAGAAAAATTGCTTCATTTACAGCAAGAGTTATAGGAAAAATATTTTTGAAACCTTTGAGGAGAGTACACGATTCCACCAGTGGCTTTTTTATGATAAAAAGAGAGGTTATAGATAACTGTAATCTTAAAGCAATAGGTTGGAAAATACTTATTGAAATACTCGTTATGGGTAAATATAAAAAAATCGTAGAAGTGCCTTATACCTTTGAAAAAAGAAATGCTGAAAAGTCAAAATTTACACTTTATGTTCAATTTCAGTACCTAGAACAAATAATTAGTTTACTTATTAGAAGAAAAGTATAA
- a CDS encoding flagellin has protein sequence MVINHSSILQMLVNRDVSINAQRSKNAEKMDSGSIMNRASEDCSGLAIYKDIHMRIAGLDVAKRNTQDGISIMQTIDGGLQDTEKQIGRIKQLAVQSLNGNLTDTDRKQIQVEIDQIKKGIDSTAKDTQFNGINILGQDASLKIKVLDNPDVNFNLNLYNCSTSALGISDLDLTSTGNANAALSKADQAFDKISHYLVKNGSGQNSLQQISETLTNMSYNFNATESNINDTEMASGQMEQTRLSMLQDATSAIFSQVTSINKNSLSVLGA, from the coding sequence GTGGTAATAAATCATTCTAGTATTTTGCAAATGTTAGTTAATAGAGATGTTTCTATAAACGCACAAAGATCTAAAAATGCTGAAAAAATGGATTCTGGGAGCATAATGAACAGGGCGTCTGAGGATTGTTCAGGTTTAGCTATATACAAGGATATACATATGCGTATAGCCGGATTAGATGTAGCTAAAAGAAATACTCAGGATGGCATATCTATTATGCAGACAATCGATGGTGGACTTCAAGATACTGAAAAGCAAATAGGAAGAATAAAGCAGCTTGCGGTTCAATCTTTGAATGGAAATCTTACTGATACAGATAGAAAACAAATTCAGGTTGAAATAGATCAAATAAAAAAAGGAATTGATAGTACAGCAAAGGATACACAATTTAATGGTATAAATATATTAGGTCAGGATGCAAGCCTTAAAATAAAAGTTCTAGATAATCCTGATGTGAATTTCAACCTAAATTTATATAATTGTTCAACAAGTGCTCTTGGAATTTCTGATTTGGACTTAACTAGTACTGGTAATGCCAATGCTGCGCTGTCAAAAGCTGACCAAGCATTTGACAAAATAAGTCATTATCTTGTTAAAAATGGTTCCGGGCAAAATAGTCTTCAGCAGATAAGTGAGACGTTAACGAATATGTCCTATAATTTTAATGCCACAGAAAGTAATATAAATGATACAGAAATGGCAAGTGGACAAATGGAGCAAACACGACTTTCTATGCTTCAAGATGCAACTAGCGCTATATTTTCTCAAGTGACTAGTATAAATAAAAATTCCTTAAGTGTTTTGGGTGCTTAG
- a CDS encoding LysR family transcriptional regulator: MELRVLRYFLTVAEEGNITKAAEILHITQPTLSRQLAQLEEELGISLFMRGKKQITLTQEGLLLQLKAKEIVELADNTERQFINSQMEVSGLISIGCVESVGTLILPELISSFVRKYPNVKFDIYTGYGDDIKDKIDRGLVDIGIVLEPIETSKYSFIRLIQEEVWGVLMRRDDVLSKKECISLEDIKNLPLIIPKRSVVKNEIENWFIEVTDKINVFATYNLISNVIPLVQKGLGYAICLKGALSLRDNSQTAFTPFIPKISTQSVVIWKKNYIFNSATSLFINMSKIMAKGNKN, encoded by the coding sequence ATGGAATTAAGAGTTCTTCGTTACTTTTTAACAGTGGCAGAGGAAGGAAATATAACAAAGGCTGCTGAAATTCTTCATATAACTCAACCAACGCTAAGTAGACAATTAGCTCAGTTAGAAGAAGAACTTGGTATTAGTTTATTTATGAGAGGTAAAAAACAAATTACTTTAACTCAAGAAGGATTACTTCTGCAGCTTAAAGCAAAAGAAATTGTTGAATTAGCAGATAATACAGAACGTCAATTCATAAATTCACAAATGGAAGTTAGTGGATTAATATCTATTGGTTGTGTAGAATCTGTGGGCACATTAATTTTGCCAGAGTTAATAAGCAGTTTTGTAAGAAAATATCCTAATGTTAAATTTGATATATATACTGGGTACGGTGATGATATTAAGGACAAAATTGATAGAGGACTAGTAGATATAGGGATTGTACTTGAACCTATAGAAACATCAAAATATAGCTTTATACGTTTGATTCAAGAGGAAGTTTGGGGAGTTTTAATGAGACGTGATGACGTTCTTTCTAAAAAGGAATGTATTTCACTGGAAGATATTAAAAACTTACCTTTAATTATTCCTAAAAGATCCGTTGTAAAAAATGAAATTGAAAATTGGTTTATTGAAGTAACCGACAAGATAAATGTGTTTGCTACCTATAATCTTATTTCAAATGTAATTCCATTGGTACAAAAGGGCTTGGGTTATGCCATTTGTCTTAAAGGTGCTCTTTCACTAAGGGATAATTCACAAACTGCTTTTACACCGTTCATTCCTAAAATTTCAACACAAAGTGTCGTGATTTGGAAGAAAAATTATATATTCAATTCGGCAACGTCTTTGTTTATTAATATGTCAAAAATAATGGCTAAAGGAAATAAAAATTAG
- a CDS encoding flavodoxin, whose amino-acid sequence MRKILIAYYSHSANTKRLAKLISNKVNGELFKIEPENAYPVNYNEVVERAKKEIKAGYNPDLKIQVKNIEQYDTIFIASPVVTFLKSIDFGKKKVIPFCTHGGGGFSSIESQMKKLCRNVTVLEGFATYGGTFNELQLEEWLKKVD is encoded by the coding sequence TTGAGAAAAATATTAATTGCCTATTACTCACATTCAGCAAACACAAAAAGGCTTGCTAAATTAATAAGTAATAAGGTGAATGGAGAACTTTTTAAAATTGAACCTGAGAATGCATATCCTGTTAATTATAATGAAGTTGTGGAACGAGCAAAAAAAGAGATTAAAGCGGGATACAATCCAGATTTAAAAATACAAGTAAAAAACATAGAGCAGTATGACACTATTTTTATTGCTTCACCAGTAGTAACTTTTTTGAAAAGTATAGATTTTGGTAAAAAGAAGGTTATACCATTTTGTACTCATGGTGGAGGAGGATTTAGCAGTATTGAATCACAGATGAAAAAATTGTGTAGGAATGTTACTGTACTAGAAGGTTTTGCTACTTATGGAGGAACCTTTAATGAACTGCAATTGGAAGAATGGCTAAAAAAGGTTGATTAA
- a CDS encoding ABC transporter substrate-binding protein, translating into MFKKIGLIIPVFIISIIILAGCSQKNSKVLGDDSLNKVKKAGVLVVGMHDDYPPMEFRDENDKRVGYEVDLANEIGKKMGVKTKFVSNAWDGIFLALNAKKFDVIMSTVSITDERKKTMLFSDPIVYGGNAVYVKENTTAIKNEKDFKGKIIGCEAGSTGQDVLSRISGIKEVKKYNSTPDAFLDLKNDRIEAVVTDPMVGDYYNNKDKGEYKKLNTTLTKEPIGASFRKNDKALRNSFQKAFDDLKKDGTLSKLSTKWFGYNIYK; encoded by the coding sequence ATGTTCAAGAAAATAGGTTTGATAATACCTGTCTTTATAATAAGTATTATAATATTAGCTGGTTGCAGTCAAAAAAATTCTAAAGTGTTAGGGGACGATTCTCTAAATAAGGTAAAAAAAGCTGGAGTACTTGTTGTTGGAATGCACGATGACTATCCTCCAATGGAATTTAGGGATGAAAATGATAAAAGAGTAGGGTATGAAGTTGATCTTGCTAATGAAATAGGAAAGAAAATGGGAGTTAAAACTAAATTTGTGTCCAATGCTTGGGATGGCATATTTTTGGCTCTTAATGCTAAAAAGTTTGATGTTATTATGTCTACTGTAAGTATTACAGATGAAAGAAAGAAAACCATGTTGTTTTCAGACCCTATAGTTTATGGTGGAAATGCAGTTTATGTAAAAGAAAATACTACAGCTATAAAAAACGAGAAAGATTTTAAAGGAAAAATAATAGGATGTGAAGCAGGAAGTACTGGGCAAGATGTACTTAGTAGGATTTCGGGAATAAAAGAAGTGAAGAAATATAATTCAACACCAGATGCATTTCTTGATCTTAAGAATGATAGGATAGAAGCAGTTGTAACAGACCCAATGGTTGGAGATTATTATAATAATAAAGATAAGGGAGAATATAAAAAATTAAATACAACTCTTACAAAGGAACCAATAGGAGCCTCTTTTAGAAAAAATGATAAGGCTCTTAGAAATAGCTTTCAAAAAGCATTTGATGATTTAAAAAAGGATGGTACATTGTCGAAACTCTCTACAAAATGGTTCGGATATAATATATATAAATAG
- a CDS encoding aspartate ammonia-lyase, whose amino-acid sequence MFNLASNFRNETDLLGKKEIPKDAYYGINSLRASENFNISNNKVNLNLIYAIVLVKKAAAIAHKNLNELSLEKANAIINACDDILEGKFDNEFITNSLQGGAGTSTNMNVNEVIANRAIDLLGGKKGDYSCVHPIEDVNMSQSTNDVYPTALRIAAIKLLRPLSDALSKLQDAFQVKENDFADIIMLGRTELMDALPMMAGQGFGAYAKAFSRDRWRIYKVEERLREINLGGNAIGTGVNASYEYIFSVTDIIQDLTGLGLARSDYPMDVTQNMDVFVEVSGLLKALSVNLIKISNDIRFLGSGPMGGIGELKLKKVQAGSSIMPGKVNPVICEMVSQVSMKVMANDTAISLAASFGQLQLNAFSPLISDSLLESLEILTNAINIFREQCIDSITIDEEKCKEHLEASTAMITALVHHIGYDKASYIAKKAIKEKKSIKTLIIEEKILTKEEIDKILNPYEITKPGIPKL is encoded by the coding sequence GTGTTTAATTTGGCTTCTAATTTTAGAAATGAAACTGATTTACTTGGAAAAAAAGAAATACCTAAGGACGCTTATTATGGAATAAATTCTCTAAGAGCCTCTGAGAATTTTAATATTAGTAACAATAAGGTAAATTTAAATTTAATATATGCTATAGTACTTGTAAAAAAAGCTGCTGCTATAGCTCATAAAAATCTTAATGAACTTTCTTTAGAAAAAGCAAATGCAATAATAAATGCTTGTGATGATATATTAGAAGGAAAGTTTGATAATGAATTTATTACAAATTCTCTGCAAGGGGGTGCCGGAACTTCAACCAATATGAATGTAAACGAAGTTATAGCGAATAGAGCTATAGATTTACTCGGAGGAAAAAAAGGAGATTACTCTTGTGTTCACCCTATAGAGGATGTTAATATGTCTCAATCTACTAACGATGTATATCCAACAGCCCTTAGAATTGCAGCTATAAAACTTTTAAGGCCGCTTTCTGATGCCCTATCTAAGCTGCAAGATGCTTTTCAAGTTAAAGAAAATGATTTTGCAGATATAATTATGCTTGGAAGAACAGAACTTATGGATGCCCTTCCCATGATGGCTGGTCAAGGCTTTGGTGCTTATGCAAAAGCTTTTTCTAGGGATAGATGGAGAATATATAAGGTTGAGGAAAGGCTTCGAGAAATAAACCTTGGTGGAAATGCTATAGGAACAGGTGTAAACGCATCTTATGAGTATATTTTTTCTGTTACAGATATAATTCAAGATTTAACAGGTCTTGGTCTTGCAAGAAGTGATTATCCAATGGATGTAACTCAAAATATGGATGTATTTGTAGAGGTTTCTGGACTTTTAAAAGCCTTATCTGTTAATCTAATAAAAATCTCAAATGATATAAGATTTTTAGGTAGTGGTCCTATGGGAGGTATTGGAGAGTTAAAGCTTAAAAAGGTTCAGGCTGGTTCATCAATTATGCCTGGTAAGGTGAACCCTGTTATATGTGAGATGGTTTCCCAGGTCTCTATGAAGGTTATGGCAAATGATACTGCTATATCTCTTGCTGCTTCCTTTGGCCAGCTTCAACTAAATGCTTTTTCTCCCTTAATTAGCGATAGCCTTTTAGAATCTTTAGAAATACTTACCAATGCCATAAATATTTTTAGGGAACAATGTATAGACTCTATAACCATTGATGAAGAAAAATGCAAGGAACATTTGGAAGCTTCTACTGCAATGATTACAGCTTTAGTTCACCATATAGGTTACGATAAAGCATCCTATATTGCAAAAAAAGCTATAAAAGAAAAGAAATCAATAAAAACTCTTATTATTGAAGAAAAAATTTTAACAAAAGAAGAAATAGATAAAATTCTTAATCCATACGAGATTACAAAACCAGGCATACCAAAACTATAA
- a CDS encoding aldo/keto reductase — MKYTKLGKTDLNVSRLCLGTMGFGASDIGQHTWTLDEVKSKKIIKRAIDLGINFIDTAIGYSNGTSEQYIGRAIKEYAKREDIVLATKFFPRTQDEIANNVSGKEHINKLLNESLRNLATDYIDLYIYHFWDYKTPIEEIMEALNEAVKAGKVRHIGISNCFAWQIAKANYISKLNGWAEFVSIQGHYNLLFREEEREMIPYCNEENIAITPYSPLASGRLVKTPTEMSKRLVEDTYARGKYDSTAEKDSIIIDRVAKLAEKKGLTRIQIALGWLLTKVTAPVVGATKISHIEEAVKAVLVKLNEEEIAYLEEAYVPHKLVGLMSNNN; from the coding sequence ATGAAATATACTAAATTAGGAAAAACAGATTTGAATGTATCTAGATTGTGTTTGGGTACCATGGGATTTGGGGCTTCTGATATTGGTCAGCATACTTGGACTTTGGATGAAGTAAAATCCAAAAAAATAATTAAACGTGCAATAGATTTAGGTATAAATTTTATTGATACTGCAATAGGTTATTCAAATGGTACTAGTGAACAGTATATCGGTAGAGCAATTAAAGAATATGCCAAACGTGAAGATATTGTTTTGGCAACAAAGTTTTTTCCAAGAACACAAGATGAAATAGCTAATAATGTTAGTGGAAAAGAGCATATAAATAAATTACTTAATGAAAGTTTACGAAATCTTGCTACTGATTATATTGATTTGTATATTTATCATTTTTGGGACTATAAGACGCCTATAGAAGAGATTATGGAAGCTTTAAATGAAGCAGTAAAAGCAGGAAAGGTTCGTCATATTGGAATTTCAAATTGTTTTGCGTGGCAAATTGCAAAAGCTAATTATATTTCAAAGTTAAATGGATGGGCAGAGTTTGTATCTATTCAAGGACATTATAACCTATTATTCAGAGAAGAGGAGAGAGAAATGATTCCTTATTGCAATGAAGAAAATATTGCAATTACACCATATAGTCCTCTTGCATCAGGTCGTCTTGTAAAAACACCTACAGAAATGTCTAAAAGATTAGTAGAGGATACTTACGCAAGAGGAAAGTATGATTCAACAGCAGAAAAAGATTCCATAATTATTGATAGAGTAGCAAAATTAGCAGAAAAGAAAGGTTTAACTAGGATTCAAATTGCGCTTGGATGGTTATTGACTAAGGTAACAGCTCCTGTTGTTGGTGCAACTAAAATTTCTCATATAGAAGAAGCGGTAAAGGCTGTACTAGTTAAGTTGAATGAAGAAGAAATAGCATATTTGGAAGAGGCATATGTGCCACATAAGTTAGTGGGTTTAATGAGTAATAATAACTAG
- the hydF gene encoding [FeFe] hydrogenase H-cluster maturation GTPase HydF, producing the protein MNELNLTPKGDRIHIALFGKTNVGKSSVINALTSQDIALVSNVKGTTTDPVYKAMELLPLGPVMIIDTAGLDDTSNLGNLRREKTFEVLDKTDIAILVLDVESGVTDYDKTIYSLLSEKKIPLIGVLNKIDKKDFKIEDYASQFKIPIVPVSALKNTGIDNLKDELIRLAPENEDKFKIVGDLLSPGDIAILVTPIDKAAPKGRLILPQQQTIRDILESDAIAIVTKEFELRETLESLNKKPKIVITDSQVFLKVAADTPKDILMTSFSILMARHKGDLIELARGAKAIENLKDGDKVLIAEACTHHRQSDDIGKVKIPRWLRQKTGKKLEFDFSSGFSFPSNIEDYALIVHCAGCMLNRRSMLHRIDVSVKREVPIVNYGVLIAYVQGILPRALKPFPYADMIFNSNK; encoded by the coding sequence ATGAATGAACTTAACTTAACTCCAAAAGGTGATAGAATACATATTGCACTTTTCGGAAAAACTAACGTTGGAAAATCAAGTGTAATCAATGCTCTTACCTCTCAAGATATTGCCTTAGTATCTAACGTGAAGGGCACAACCACTGATCCTGTATATAAAGCAATGGAGCTTCTTCCACTTGGACCAGTTATGATAATAGATACAGCTGGACTTGACGATACTAGTAACTTAGGTAATCTTAGACGTGAAAAAACCTTTGAAGTTTTAGATAAAACAGATATTGCAATTTTAGTTTTAGATGTTGAATCTGGTGTAACAGACTATGATAAAACCATTTACTCTTTACTATCTGAGAAGAAAATACCTTTAATTGGTGTTTTAAATAAAATAGATAAAAAAGATTTCAAGATTGAAGACTATGCATCACAATTTAAGATACCAATAGTTCCTGTCTCCGCTCTTAAAAATACAGGTATAGATAATTTAAAAGATGAATTAATTCGTTTAGCTCCGGAAAATGAGGATAAGTTTAAAATTGTAGGGGATTTATTATCTCCTGGTGACATAGCAATACTAGTTACACCTATAGATAAAGCTGCTCCAAAAGGAAGACTTATACTCCCTCAGCAGCAAACTATTAGAGATATTCTTGAAAGTGATGCCATTGCCATTGTAACAAAGGAATTTGAACTGAGAGAAACCCTAGAAAGCTTAAATAAAAAGCCTAAAATAGTAATAACAGATTCTCAAGTATTTCTAAAAGTTGCAGCGGATACTCCTAAAGATATCCTTATGACTTCTTTCTCTATACTCATGGCAAGACATAAAGGAGATCTAATAGAACTTGCTCGTGGTGCAAAGGCAATTGAAAACCTAAAAGATGGAGATAAGGTTCTAATAGCTGAAGCTTGTACTCATCATCGTCAATCTGATGATATAGGAAAAGTGAAAATTCCAAGATGGCTTAGACAAAAAACCGGAAAAAAATTAGAATTTGATTTTTCAAGTGGGTTTTCATTTCCTTCTAATATAGAAGATTATGCTCTTATAGTTCACTGTGCTGGATGTATGCTAAACAGACGCTCAATGCTTCACAGGATTGATGTTTCAGTAAAAAGAGAAGTACCTATAGTAAATTACGGTGTTCTTATAGCTTACGTTCAGGGAATTTTACCAAGAGCTTTAAAGCCTTTTCCTTATGCTGATATGATATTTAATTCAAATAAATAA
- a CDS encoding carboxymuconolactone decarboxylase family protein translates to MNRIEISNETMKHLYGSDENKLKQIDKDFFDIKTRLVYGEVYNHIKLSPKMRELILLVVATTNLTMKEVSKHTKAALSEKVAPEAIKEAVYSTGAYIGLGKAEMAVGVVNKEFEEEGISILESQKTVTEDSRLQKGIKAQKDIFGEGIDNMRASAPKNQKHIQDFLSAYCFGDFYTRKSLDLKERELLTFSIITAQGGCEPQLVAHVAGNVAMGNGKDVLLDALTVCMPYIGFPRTLNALAVVNKAIED, encoded by the coding sequence ATGAATAGAATAGAAATTTCAAATGAAACAATGAAGCATTTATATGGGAGTGATGAAAATAAACTAAAACAAATAGACAAGGATTTTTTTGATATTAAGACAAGATTGGTATATGGGGAGGTGTATAATCATATAAAATTATCTCCTAAAATGAGAGAACTAATACTTTTGGTGGTAGCTACTACTAATCTTACAATGAAAGAAGTCTCAAAGCATACAAAGGCAGCTTTAAGTGAAAAAGTTGCACCAGAAGCAATTAAGGAAGCTGTATATAGTACGGGTGCCTATATTGGACTTGGTAAGGCAGAAATGGCTGTAGGGGTTGTAAATAAAGAGTTTGAAGAAGAAGGTATTTCAATTTTAGAAAGCCAAAAGACAGTAACTGAAGACAGTAGATTACAAAAAGGGATAAAAGCTCAAAAGGATATTTTTGGAGAGGGAATAGATAATATGCGTGCATCAGCACCTAAAAATCAAAAGCATATACAAGACTTTTTGTCAGCATATTGCTTCGGTGATTTTTATACAAGAAAATCTTTAGATTTAAAAGAAAGAGAGCTATTAACATTTAGTATTATAACAGCTCAAGGTGGTTGTGAACCTCAATTAGTAGCACATGTAGCTGGAAATGTGGCAATGGGCAATGGGAAAGATGTATTATTAGATGCGCTTACTGTATGTATGCCATATATAGGTTTTCCTAGAACTTTAAATGCTCTTGCAGTTGTTAATAAGGCAATAGAAGATTAA
- a CDS encoding CvfB family protein, translating into MVKIGEYNELKVARKSDFGFFLDAETGSTSDDILLPIKDIKEEDSIEIGSLLNVFIYRDSKDRPIATTRTPYAKVSDIAYLKVVSNTKIGAFLDFGLERDLFVPIKEQSYLLEPNKKYLFYVYLDKTGRLAATTYIDKFLETLEDDEVLKNELSGTVYGFQSNGTIMLAINNKYKGVILKNECFIKVTHGDVLSNLRFKRKYEDGQIGLTTRKYPKNERMELETTIYEYLKKNNGFMPYNDKSSPEDIKRVFHESKNYFKNALGGLMKKGLITQDKSGTKLVK; encoded by the coding sequence TTGGTTAAAATTGGTGAATACAACGAACTAAAAGTTGCACGAAAAAGTGATTTTGGATTTTTTCTTGATGCTGAAACTGGAAGCACTAGTGATGACATACTTTTACCTATAAAAGATATTAAAGAAGAAGATTCTATAGAAATAGGTTCCCTATTAAATGTGTTTATATATAGAGATTCAAAGGATAGACCTATAGCTACTACAAGAACACCTTATGCAAAGGTTTCTGATATAGCTTATTTAAAGGTTGTATCCAATACTAAAATAGGAGCTTTTTTGGATTTCGGTCTTGAAAGAGACTTATTTGTTCCTATAAAAGAACAAAGTTATCTATTAGAACCTAATAAAAAGTACTTATTTTATGTGTATTTAGATAAAACAGGTAGACTTGCAGCCACAACCTATATAGATAAATTTTTAGAAACTCTAGAAGATGATGAAGTACTAAAAAATGAGCTTTCAGGAACAGTATACGGTTTTCAAAGCAATGGTACTATAATGCTAGCTATAAACAATAAGTATAAAGGCGTAATATTAAAGAATGAATGTTTCATAAAGGTTACACATGGTGATGTATTAAGTAATTTAAGATTTAAAAGAAAATATGAAGATGGGCAAATAGGTTTAACAACTAGAAAATACCCTAAGAATGAAAGAATGGAATTAGAAACTACAATCTATGAATACTTAAAGAAAAATAACGGTTTTATGCCATACAATGATAAAAGTTCTCCTGAAGACATAAAAAGAGTATTTCATGAAAGTAAAAACTACTTTAAAAATGCATTAGGTGGACTTATGAAAAAAGGTCTTATTACGCAAGATAAAAGTGGAACAAAACTTGTAAAATAA
- a CDS encoding aldo/keto reductase: MEYGKLGNSNIKISKLCVGCMSFGDPASKMHAWTLNSEESEAIIKRSLDLGINFFDTANCYSAGTSEEYLGRAIKKNIKRDKVVLATKVYFNDGKLSKGAIEREVEGSLKRLGTDYIDLLIIHRYDYETPIRETMEALHGLVKSGKIRAIGASAMYGYQFAKLQNIAKKNEWTKFVSMQNHYNLLYREDERELIPICKEDGVVLTPYSPLAAGRLSRRNWSADTLRSHTDVAAKGKYDHTKESDVNIVKRVAELSDRYNVTMTQIALAWQFAKGVTSPIIGATKAKYFDDAVGSFNVNLTLEDINFLDELYLPHKIVGAL; the protein is encoded by the coding sequence ATGGAATATGGAAAGTTAGGAAATTCAAATATTAAAATATCTAAGTTATGTGTAGGATGTATGAGTTTTGGAGATCCAGCCAGTAAAATGCATGCTTGGACTTTAAATTCAGAAGAAAGTGAAGCAATTATTAAACGTTCATTGGATTTGGGTATAAATTTCTTCGATACAGCAAATTGTTATTCAGCAGGAACTAGCGAGGAATATTTAGGTAGAGCAATAAAGAAAAATATTAAACGGGATAAAGTAGTACTTGCTACAAAGGTATATTTTAATGATGGTAAACTTTCAAAAGGAGCAATTGAACGTGAAGTTGAGGGCTCTTTAAAGAGACTTGGTACAGATTATATAGATTTACTTATTATTCATAGATATGATTATGAAACTCCAATAAGGGAAACCATGGAAGCCTTACATGGATTAGTTAAATCAGGAAAAATACGTGCAATTGGTGCTTCTGCTATGTATGGATATCAATTTGCTAAACTTCAAAATATAGCTAAAAAAAATGAATGGACTAAATTTGTTTCTATGCAAAATCACTATAATTTACTTTATAGAGAAGATGAAAGAGAGTTAATTCCTATTTGTAAGGAAGATGGAGTAGTATTAACTCCATATAGTCCACTGGCAGCAGGAAGATTATCTAGAAGAAATTGGTCCGCAGATACATTAAGAAGTCACACAGATGTGGCCGCAAAAGGAAAATATGATCATACAAAAGAATCAGATGTTAACATTGTAAAAAGAGTAGCAGAGCTATCAGATAGGTACAATGTAACTATGACACAGATAGCACTTGCATGGCAATTTGCAAAAGGAGTTACATCACCTATTATAGGTGCCACAAAAGCAAAATACTTTGATGATGCTGTAGGCAGCTTCAATGTGAATTTAACATTAGAAGATATTAACTTTTTAGATGAGTTGTATTTACCACACAAAATTGTAGGGGCTTTATAG